The following are encoded together in the Anaerobaca lacustris genome:
- a CDS encoding DUF4186 domain-containing protein, with translation MRPMDELFAALGRSGFRGRFRLGAREAAYLRQRGTETVLQHARQFVEDRLAAAEPVNDGKQTPMRNHPVFIAQHATATCCRGCLAKWHGVAKGRPLTADEIDYIVRVIERWLRRQAI, from the coding sequence ATGCGGCCGATGGATGAGTTGTTTGCGGCGTTGGGGCGGTCTGGGTTTCGCGGGCGGTTTCGGCTGGGGGCGCGGGAGGCGGCGTATCTGCGGCAGCGAGGGACCGAGACGGTGCTTCAGCACGCGCGGCAGTTCGTCGAGGACCGTCTGGCGGCCGCCGAGCCGGTCAACGACGGCAAGCAGACCCCGATGCGTAACCATCCCGTCTTCATCGCCCAGCACGCCACCGCCACCTGCTGCCGGGGCTGCCTGGCCAAATGGCATGGCGTCGCCAAAGGCCGGCCGCTGACGGCCGACGAGATCGACTACATTGTACGGGTGATCGAACGGTGGTTAAGACGGCAGGCGATCTGA
- a CDS encoding type II toxin-antitoxin system death-on-curing family toxin, translating into MPDFQTRYPHRLESCLLTPFMSFGGKSPYRSLASKAAMLLYLMIKNHPFQNGKKRLAITTLLVFLHKNGKWLDVEPQMFYEFTVWVARSPAELKDATVKGAEDFIRAHLVDVSVDGP; encoded by the coding sequence ATTCCCGACTTCCAGACGCGCTATCCGCATCGCTTGGAGAGCTGCCTGCTCACGCCGTTTATGAGTTTCGGCGGGAAGTCACCGTATCGGTCGCTGGCGTCCAAAGCCGCCATGCTGCTGTATCTGATGATTAAGAACCACCCGTTCCAGAACGGCAAGAAGCGCTTGGCCATCACGACACTGCTGGTCTTCCTGCACAAGAACGGCAAGTGGCTCGACGTCGAGCCGCAGATGTTCTACGAGTTCACCGTCTGGGTGGCCAGGAGCCCGGCCGAACTCAAAGACGCAACCGTCAAAGGCGCCGAGGATTTCATCCGCGCTCACCTCGTCGATGTGAGTGTGGATGGTCCGTGA
- a CDS encoding ParB/RepB/Spo0J family partition protein — protein sequence MTMKIRTIALSRLWPHPDHANRMSRAAFGKLMRHIKRTGYYEPLVVRPHPHKRGGFQILHGHHRCEALRRLGYETAQAVVWNVDDEQADILLATLNRLTGRDCLDHKLAILRRLRARRSIRELAQLLPQTRGQLERLTGAKPLPGAGQTSKRSPFATPMVFFVSDEQHAAIESALTALAEQSNQPTKAARRAAALTRLAADSSARARHASPLPPATQERAEQ from the coding sequence ATGACAATGAAGATTCGCACGATCGCGCTGTCGCGGCTGTGGCCGCACCCGGACCATGCCAATCGGATGAGCCGGGCGGCGTTCGGCAAGCTGATGCGACACATCAAACGCACCGGCTATTACGAGCCGCTGGTGGTCCGGCCACACCCGCACAAGCGCGGCGGCTTCCAGATCCTCCACGGCCACCACCGCTGCGAGGCCCTGCGCCGCCTCGGCTACGAGACGGCCCAGGCGGTGGTCTGGAACGTCGACGACGAGCAGGCGGACATTCTCCTGGCGACGCTGAACCGGCTGACCGGACGCGACTGCCTCGACCACAAGCTCGCGATCCTGCGCCGCCTCCGCGCGCGACGATCCATCCGCGAGCTGGCGCAATTGCTCCCGCAGACGCGCGGCCAACTGGAACGGCTCACCGGCGCCAAGCCCCTGCCCGGCGCAGGGCAAACGAGCAAGAGAAGCCCGTTCGCCACGCCGATGGTCTTCTTCGTCAGCGACGAGCAGCACGCGGCTATCGAAAGCGCCCTGACCGCCCTGGCCGAGCAATCGAACCAGCCGACCAAGGCCGCCCGACGCGCCGCTGCGCTGACCCGCCTGGCGGCTGATTCGTCGGCAAGGGCGAGGCATGCCTCGCCCCTACCGCCCGCAACGCAGGAAAGGGCAGAGCAATGA
- a CDS encoding PfkB family carbohydrate kinase: MVERIPRIVVVGSTYIDMAFKCATIPSAGQMVSGSALSYSLAGPGPLEAVQAALCGCGVHLISKVGGDVFGAMAKKSLADYKVNVDYVCTAEAKNTGVVVTHVNAAGENGCCHYSGANCALLPADIEMAEELIAEADICLIHGCLPQEAIVKALRCSELHGTKVIFNPSRPTEQESRHGLDLPIEYFTADILIPNLFEAADITDQSAATIRTAKMIGSELVARGARCAVITMGARGAMVVDRGGADHVPAFEVDLVDHTGSGDAFAGALAAYCAVKDDVREGVKFASAAGALACAKFGGLESLPSKAEIIQLLQREDIDLLPRN; encoded by the coding sequence ATGGTGGAACGGATTCCGAGAATCGTCGTGGTCGGCAGCACCTACATCGACATGGCTTTCAAGTGCGCCACGATCCCCTCGGCAGGTCAGATGGTCAGCGGGTCGGCCCTGTCCTATTCGCTCGCCGGGCCGGGCCCGCTCGAGGCGGTGCAGGCGGCACTGTGCGGCTGCGGCGTGCATCTGATCAGCAAGGTGGGCGGCGATGTGTTCGGTGCAATGGCGAAGAAGAGCCTGGCCGACTACAAGGTCAATGTCGACTACGTCTGCACCGCCGAGGCCAAGAACACCGGCGTCGTCGTCACCCACGTCAACGCGGCGGGCGAGAACGGCTGCTGCCATTATTCCGGCGCCAACTGCGCCCTGCTGCCGGCGGACATCGAGATGGCCGAGGAGCTGATCGCCGAAGCCGACATCTGCCTGATCCACGGGTGCCTGCCGCAGGAGGCGATCGTCAAGGCCCTGCGGTGCAGCGAACTGCACGGCACGAAGGTCATCTTCAATCCGTCGCGACCGACCGAGCAGGAGAGTCGTCACGGGCTGGACCTGCCGATCGAGTACTTCACCGCCGACATCCTGATTCCGAATCTCTTTGAGGCCGCCGACATCACCGACCAGTCGGCGGCTACCATCCGCACCGCCAAGATGATCGGTTCCGAGCTGGTCGCGCGCGGGGCGCGCTGCGCGGTCATTACCATGGGTGCTCGCGGGGCGATGGTCGTCGATCGCGGCGGCGCCGACCACGTGCCGGCCTTCGAGGTCGATCTGGTCGATCATACCGGCAGCGGCGACGCATTCGCCGGCGCTCTGGCGGCCTATTGTGCCGTCAAAGACGACGTGCGCGAAGGGGTGAAGTTCGCCTCAGCGGCAGGGGCCTTGGCCTGCGCGAAGTTCGGCG
- a CDS encoding alpha/beta hydrolase → MTPAHCAKWRIARSWAVLLAMVAMAGAVERPVMRIVKDMPYVPDGHERQKLDLYLPGPGADRPLPLIVWVHGGAWLGGSKESCPAVGFVRRGYAVASVNYRLSHHAIFPAQIQDCQAAVRWLRTHAGEYGIDPNRFGVWGPSAGGHLAALLGVCSVPVRAYDDGATPDGVTANEVSSRVQAVCDFFGPTDFARMNDFWTTMDHDAANSPESLLIGGPIQEHPALVRRANPITYVTKDAPPFLIVHGDADPLVPHNQSELLYEALKAAGVEVTLYTVRGGGHGGFRDPEVDALLERFFDKHLKP, encoded by the coding sequence ATGACTCCGGCGCATTGTGCGAAATGGCGCATCGCGCGGTCGTGGGCGGTTCTGCTGGCGATGGTGGCGATGGCTGGTGCGGTCGAGCGGCCTGTGATGCGGATCGTCAAGGACATGCCCTACGTTCCGGACGGGCACGAGCGGCAGAAGCTCGATCTGTATCTGCCTGGGCCGGGGGCCGACCGCCCGCTGCCGCTGATTGTCTGGGTCCACGGCGGGGCCTGGCTGGGCGGCAGCAAGGAGAGCTGTCCTGCCGTCGGGTTTGTCCGGCGGGGCTATGCGGTGGCGAGCGTCAACTACCGGCTCAGCCACCATGCGATCTTCCCTGCCCAGATCCAGGACTGCCAGGCCGCCGTCAGGTGGCTGCGAACGCACGCGGGCGAATACGGCATCGATCCGAACCGCTTCGGCGTCTGGGGCCCGTCGGCCGGGGGGCATCTCGCGGCACTGCTCGGCGTTTGTAGTGTGCCCGTAAGGGCATATGATGATGGGGCAACGCCTGACGGCGTCACTGCGAACGAGGTTTCCAGTCGGGTGCAGGCGGTGTGCGATTTCTTCGGGCCGACCGATTTCGCGAGGATGAATGACTTCTGGACGACGATGGACCACGACGCCGCCAACTCGCCCGAATCACTGCTGATCGGCGGTCCGATCCAGGAGCACCCGGCGCTGGTCCGACGGGCCAACCCGATTACGTACGTGACCAAGGATGCCCCGCCGTTCCTGATCGTCCACGGCGACGCCGACCCGCTCGTGCCGCACAACCAGAGCGAACTGCTCTACGAGGCGCTGAAGGCGGCGGGCGTCGAGGTCACGCTCTACACCGTTCGCGGCGGCGGCCACGGCGGGTTCCGCGACCCCGAAGTCGATGCCCTCCTCGAACGCTTCTTCGACAAACACCTCAAACCGTAG
- a CDS encoding helix-turn-helix domain-containing protein, producing the protein MGKSNLITIPKLAELLGISRIAVYNQVRAGKIAATKVGRIHVINDRTVQQVLRKRVGALDKQRVDQAVRKVVRDYGEVLKRLARE; encoded by the coding sequence ATGGGTAAGTCAAACCTAATCACGATACCAAAGTTGGCGGAACTGCTTGGGATCAGCCGGATCGCCGTGTACAACCAGGTCAGGGCGGGCAAAATCGCGGCCACGAAGGTGGGCCGCATCCACGTGATCAACGATCGCACCGTCCAACAAGTGCTGCGCAAACGGGTCGGGGCTCTGGACAAGCAACGCGTGGACCAGGCAGTGCGAAAGGTCGTTCGCGACTACGGGGAGGTGCTCAAACGCCTGGCGAGAGAGTAG
- a CDS encoding ATP-binding cassette domain-containing protein — protein MTTYHVTKQFGWTGPVSERVARLARMFGLTLDRIAEAGPVHQCEVRIEPGDIVAITGPSGSGKSVLLREIEQRTPEAERINLDEIELPDDRTVIDCFDDNLVASLQLLTAAGMGAVYAMLTRPSVLSDGQKLRFRLARALASGRPFVFADEFCSNLDRITAVTTAFNAARFARRAGATLIVATSRDDILMDLAPDAIVTKDFTSPAQVVYRTARRS, from the coding sequence ATGACCACCTACCATGTGACGAAGCAGTTCGGCTGGACCGGGCCCGTCAGCGAGAGGGTCGCGCGCCTGGCCCGCATGTTCGGCCTGACGCTCGACCGGATCGCCGAGGCCGGGCCGGTGCACCAGTGCGAGGTCCGCATCGAGCCCGGTGACATCGTCGCCATCACCGGCCCGTCGGGCTCGGGCAAGAGCGTGCTGCTGCGCGAGATCGAGCAGCGCACGCCTGAGGCCGAGCGGATCAACCTCGACGAGATCGAGCTGCCCGACGACCGGACCGTGATCGACTGCTTCGACGACAACCTCGTCGCCAGCCTGCAACTGCTCACCGCCGCCGGTATGGGGGCGGTCTACGCGATGCTCACCCGGCCCAGCGTGCTGAGCGACGGGCAGAAGCTGCGATTCCGCCTGGCCAGGGCGCTGGCGTCGGGCAGGCCGTTCGTCTTCGCCGACGAGTTCTGCTCGAACCTCGACCGCATCACCGCCGTGACGACGGCCTTCAACGCCGCCCGCTTCGCCCGACGGGCGGGCGCGACGCTGATCGTCGCCACCAGCCGGGACGACATCCTCATGGACCTCGCCCCCGACGCGATCGTCACCAAGGATTTCACCAGCCCCGCGCAGGTGGTCTACAGGACAGCGAGGCGATCATGA
- a CDS encoding ParB/RepB/Spo0J family partition protein, with amino-acid sequence MTMKIRKIELSRLWPHPDHANRMSRAAFGKLMRHIKRTGYYEPLVVRPHPHKRGSFQILHGHHRCEALRRLGHETAQAVVWNVDDEQADILLATLNRLAGAIVYCMPNPRVEMRRIATAGLFAGLDRQSQLALLNRNVRCIARLAIEPPFRGIGLATRLVRETLGRVEVPLVEAMAVCGAVHPFFERAGMQPFTPRASVEHATLLEALSAVGIDARANGDSPLPIDPQALQQRIDTLPSVEAAFLERAIQGVLKSHGTRRTMPSGLERTRYLLTRLTQRPMYYLWRHPTLEVTWP; translated from the coding sequence ATGACAATGAAGATTCGCAAGATCGAGTTGTCGCGGCTGTGGCCGCACCCGGACCATGCCAATCGGATGAGCCGGGCGGCGTTCGGCAAGCTGATGCGCCACATCAAACGCACCGGCTATTACGAGCCGCTGGTCGTCCGTCCGCACCCGCACAAGCGAGGGAGCTTCCAGATCCTCCACGGCCACCACCGCTGCGAGGCCCTGCGCCGCCTCGGCCACGAGACGGCCCAGGCGGTGGTCTGGAACGTCGACGACGAGCAGGCGGACATTCTGCTGGCCACGCTGAACCGGCTGGCCGGAGCGATTGTCTATTGCATGCCCAACCCCCGCGTCGAAATGCGCCGCATCGCCACCGCCGGCCTGTTCGCCGGTCTGGACCGCCAGAGCCAACTCGCCCTGCTCAACCGCAACGTCCGCTGCATCGCGCGCCTGGCGATCGAGCCGCCCTTTCGCGGCATCGGACTGGCGACGCGCCTCGTGCGCGAGACGCTCGGCCGCGTGGAGGTCCCGCTCGTCGAGGCGATGGCCGTCTGCGGCGCGGTCCATCCCTTCTTCGAGCGTGCGGGCATGCAGCCCTTCACGCCGCGCGCCAGTGTCGAGCACGCGACGCTGCTCGAAGCGCTTAGCGCCGTCGGCATCGACGCGCGGGCGAATGGCGATTCGCCCCTACCGATTGATCCGCAGGCCCTTCAGCAGCGAATCGACACGCTGCCGAGCGTCGAGGCCGCATTCCTCGAACGGGCGATTCAGGGCGTTCTCAAGAGTCACGGCACGCGACGGACGATGCCAAGCGGACTCGAACGCACGCGCTACCTGCTGACGCGCCTGACGCAGCGCCCGATGTACTATCTCTGGCGCCATCCGACCCTGGAGGTGACTTGGCCATGA
- a CDS encoding helix-turn-helix domain-containing protein encodes MVDRSIQNSASCRRASGRDLVEVLRMRAGLLAGVDRALLETYLDSGRSVRQIARLTGANPSTVARQLRRIVDRLTDETFFHCLRHRRRFDVGELAILRDHLVRGRSVAQICQRRNINAYRVRSVIRKARRLAARETRKGQHNATA; translated from the coding sequence ATGGTCGATAGATCGATACAGAACAGTGCTTCATGCCGACGGGCGTCGGGCCGCGACCTCGTCGAGGTGCTGCGGATGCGGGCGGGTCTTCTGGCTGGGGTCGATCGGGCACTGCTGGAGACGTACCTCGACAGCGGTCGCAGCGTCCGTCAGATCGCCCGGCTGACCGGCGCCAATCCGAGCACAGTGGCCCGGCAGCTCCGTCGGATCGTGGACCGGCTGACCGACGAGACCTTCTTCCACTGCCTGCGTCACCGGCGTCGGTTCGACGTCGGCGAGCTGGCGATCCTTCGCGACCATCTGGTGCGCGGCCGCTCGGTCGCCCAGATCTGTCAACGCCGCAACATCAACGCCTACCGCGTGCGAAGCGTCATCCGCAAAGCCCGACGCCTCGCCGCCCGCGAAACCCGGAAAGGACAACACAATGCCACCGCCTGA